TTCGGTTGCCGCTACTTGGTGCTCTGTTTTCTGAGTATCACTACTCTGTTTTCTGCTCTGTTTTCTGAGTATCAGTACTCTGTTTTCTGCTCTGTTTTCCGAGTATCACTACTCTGTTTTCTGCTCTGTTTCCATATCTGCATCGCTCAGCGCCCTCTCTTTTTCTAGATATGTACTTTCGTCGAGGAACTGAGCTATCTTTGCAAAGGCATACATCGATAAGTAAGAATCTACTATGTGTTTGTACCCCGACCTGTGATGATGTGATAGGTGTTTGCACATCTCGATCAAATTGAACCATCAATGGGAACAAAACAAAACCCACTTTATTTCAAGTGCAGCAAGAAACCCAAAGTAGTACAGATGAGGAACACACCACTGACCAATCCTCCTCCCCAATGCTTAATGCTGAACCAATGTGAAAAACAAATCATGCCACACAAGAAACGAATTTCTAGGTCGCCAGCCAGCTAGCGCTTCAGTCCAGCTCACTATGTAGTCACTACACGGCCGACACGGCATAGACCGCCGCAGCAGCGACCGCGAACACCAGGGCCACCGTGCCCTGGAGCGACGAGCCGCCGTTCTCCTGCAGGTACGCCGACGGCGTTGCCTTCGACCCCGAGCCGGCAGGTGTCTGCACCTCTGGCGAGGCGGCGCCAGGAGCACCGCCACCACCGTTGTTGCACTTGCTCGCCGGCGGGGTCTGCACGTTGCATGCCTTGGGCAGCTCGAGCGCGCGCGTCTTGTTGATGGTCATGCCGCCGAGCGATGACGAGTCGCCGCCGAGCGCGCTGCAGAGGCACTGGGGCTGGGACTGCACCACGGAGCCGAGCTGCGAGCAGCAGGACTTGGTGGGCGCCGTGTCGTTGCCGCTGATGTAGTTCATGCACGGGTACAGGCCGACCAGCGCCGCCGTGCACCCGGACTGCGCCGTCGCTGTCGCCACCAGAAAGGCCGATGCCAACGCCACGGCCAAGAGGAGGCCTTTGCCAGACATGGCTCTCGCCGCCATTGATGGATTTTTCTTCCCTCGGTTTACTAGTGAAAGCAAGAGGCTTTTCCTTTGCTTCTTGCTTACGCTGATCAGGCTTGTGTGTTCGTACTCTTGGCGCTCAAATTTGTATGATTTTATAGGAGTTGTTCTGTTGGGGAAGGTGGAATTAGTTGGGTGTGTTGGTGAGCTACATGTCCCAACTTTCCTACTCATGCCACGAAATTATTTGTTTCTCTGAATTGCTGCAGCTGTCGTATACTGATACTTCAGGAAAATATTGCATATGCGGCTGCTACAGTACTTTATAGTTTGTGTTCATAGTTGAACCAGGTGTCGTCGTCGTTGCCGTGTTGGATGAAGCTAACAAAGGTATCAAGCGTCATCATCCAACAACGGTATTAAGTGTCATTATCATCACCGTCTGGTGGCTCTGAAAGCATCGGGAACAGTTGCATCTTCGACGGCTAGCGGCCTTCGGCCTCCCACCTCACCAGTGGCGGAGCTACCACAGGATCATTGAGGGGGCCAATGGCAAAATATGGGTTTATGAAGAGGCAAAACTCCCTATTTTTCCCAATCTATGCCATCACAAAAAAGAAATCTTCACAGAAGATCCNNNNNNNNNNNNNNNNNNNNNNNNNNNNNNNNNNNNNNNNNNNNNNNNNNNNNNNNNNNNNNNNNNNNNNNNNNNNNNNNNNNNNNNNNNNNNNNNNNNNNNNNNNNNNNNNNNNNNNNNNNNNNNNNNNNNNNNNNNNNNNNNNNNNNNNNNNNNNNNNNNNNNNNNNNNNNNNNNNNNNNNNNNNNNNNNNNNNNNNNNNNNNNNNNNNNNNNNNNNNNNNNNNNNNNNNNNNNNNNNNNNNNNNNNNNNNNNNNNNNNNNNNNNNAGTGCACCTCACCGAGATAATTAGAGATGAAGCACGTCTTTGGGCTAGGGCCGACGCCACCCGGGATCCAACATATCATACCCGAGGGCTAGCTTTTGTTCATGTGGGGCCGAGCAACCCCCATGCTGTAACTCTCTCATTTGGAAGAATAAAAAAATACGCAACCTTAGCATATTCGCGAAAAAATGTATTAAGGTCTTGTTTGTTTCAACTTTGATCTGATTCAAATCGCCTAGGGATTCACTTCGGTAGCAAAGCAGATTCACAATTATATAAGATCATATTTGTTTCAGTTTTGATTGGATTCAAATCACTTGTAGATTTGCTTCACTGGTAAAGCTGATTCACAGTATCAGCATTGCCACAGaagtacactttgaggtgcttCAGCAAATTGCACTAAATATGGCCTGAATCCAGATTcagcttcactggcaaagctgattCGAAATGTCTGTTTGTTTCAGATTCCAGATCTACCTTCACTAACAAAGCTGGCTTCACTGGCAAAGCTAATTCACAATAGATGTTTGTTTCGGATTCCAGATTcagcttcactggcaaagctgaatCTGGTTCTTGAAGCTCAAACAAACATGGCCCAAGTGTCATGTGTGGGTTTTTATGTTTTTCTTAACTTGGGAGGAGGTGGGCAAAGGTTNNNNNNNNNNNNNNNNNNNNNNNNNNNNNNNNNNNNNNNNNNNNNNNNNNNNNNNNNNNNNNNNNNNNNNNNNNNNNNNNNNNNNNNNNNNNNNNNNNNNNNNNNNNNNNNNNNNNNNNNNNNNNNNNNNNNNNNNNNNNNNNNNNNNNNNNNNNNNNNNNNNNNNNNNNNNNNNNNNNNNNNNNNNNNNNNNNNNNNNNNNNNNNNNNNNNNNNNNNNNNNNNNNNNNNNNNNNNNNNNNNNNNNNNNNNNNNNNNNNNNNNNNNNNNNNNNNNNNNNNNNNAGTAGCAGAGCCAGGATATACCATTGTCCCAGGCAATTTGCAAGCTACAGTAAGCTATAGTACTCtcaccatttttatttactctgcatattagtttGATCTAGGTCAAACTTTATAAATCTTGACCAAATTTATCAAAAACAATTAATCTAAGATTTCACAATAAAAATATATACATAGTATGAAAATATAGTGAATGATGATTCCAATGATATTGACTTAGTATTGTGGGTTAATTGTTTTTGTgtcaacttggtcaaagtttagaaAGTTTGACCCGAGACAAACAAAAAAGTGCAACGTAAATAATAACGCAGGGAGTATGCTACAGTCAACGATGGAAAACTTCAGCATGCCCAAGGCCAACGCCTTGCCTGCCTGGGGCTTGTCGTGGCTTCAACGGCGATGACTCGCCGGTCTACATATGGAGGCCTCGAGCTGGTGGCGACGGTCCTTTCCTCGGGTTGGGTCGGCGACCTTGGTGCCTCGTGTGGCACCGATGAGGACCCGAGCGAAGGCTCGTGCTCCAGCGCCAGTGACTCATGTGGGGTGCTGTTGTGGGTTCCCTCCCCATGCCAGAGCTCCGGTTGAAAACCCTAGTCTGTCTTATTGGGCTCAATGGTGGCGGCATAATTCATCGATACAACCTAGGTACCTTTCAGTTCCAGCTCGTCAATGTCTTCATGCATGCTTTATTCCTTGAGAGAAGACAAAAAGAAAGTGGTTCGGGATGGGCCAAAGTTGAAGTGGCGGACATGTTCGGACTAACCTATTTCTTTCCAACATATGAACCAGGTTTGGCATGTTTGGAATGTCTTGGTATATGACTAGGTTTGCGGAGGTCCATTGGAGTGGCGTTTTTGTGTCTGAACATATGAAGATTTGAGGATTGCTTTGAAGATGTTCTTAGGGATTTACTTAGGGGGTGAATTTACCATACCTCCACATTGGGAACATACCCAGGCTCAATGTCGTTGTCTACCTGATTGTCGGCGAGCTCCCACCTTGGTCAGAGCCGCTGCAATGGCATGAAACGACGATCTTCTCTGAAAAAGATGACCTAGTGAATAAGTTGGGCCAGCAGGCTGCTCTCTAGCCATTTGGGCCTTAGTCCTTAGCAGCGCGCATTCTAGCGAGCCACAAGCCCAAATGTCTTTTTGATGAGCCCCAACAAATTCAGAAAAAAATGTTGCATGACTGGCTCATGTAATTTACACAGTGCTTCATTGCCTCCAACCTGTTTATATTTCAACCTAATTAAATGAATGCAATTTACTAATTTATTTTTTAGTTAGAGATTCACCATGGGGTGTCATATGTGTGTCTGGTTGAATATGTCATCAAGACAGATAGATTTTTGTGGTATATGATACATATTTTATTCGTCGAGCTAAGGATCTAGAAATATAAATATGTGAGATCTTATACATTTGCATGGAGAGAGGTTTTCTTTTTGCAGGAACATTGAGAGAGTATTTATTAGTGTATCTCATGTTTTTGCACATTGATGATGCTTGAATTATAACAGCTTTTACAAAAAGAGTGATCATACCATCAGCCTTGACATCGATTTATGCACACAATAAACAGTAATTATGGTAGCCTTTACAAGAGTCAATATGTCATAAAGTGATACAAAAAGGGCCACAATGGTCAACCGAAGAGAATGACAACCGACAAGAAACAAGAAAAATGATGCCCCATACGTCACAAAACCAAAACAAAATTTACATGGATAAGGTTCTAGACGACCCAATATTGGTGCTTATATTTACATCGCATTTATATGTGATACTCGTGGTTATTGGTAGATCAAGCACTAAAATGAAACACTTTAGCTTTTGTTGGGCCCAGGCTTCAACAAATTGCTAGATCCGCCACTGGCCTTACATAGGGAAGGGAATACACCtatccttgaaggaaatatgccctagaggcaataataaagttattatttatttccttaattcatgataaatgtttattattcatgctagaactgtattaaccggaaacttgatacatgcgtggatacatagacaaaacatatagtccctagtatgcctctacttgactagctcgttaatcaaagatggttatgtttcctaaccatagacatgtgttgtcatttgatgaacgagataacatcattaggacaatgatgtgatggacatgacccatccgttagcttagcattatgatcgtgtcagtttcattgctactgctttctttatgacttatacaagttcctcagactatgagattatgcaactcccgaataccggaggaacactttgtatgctaccaagcatcacaacgtaaatgggtgattataaaggtgctctacaggtgtctccgaaggtgtttattgggttggcatagatcgagattaggatttgtcactccgtgtttcggagaggtatctctgggccctctcggtaatactcatcactataagccttgcaagcattgtaactaatgagttagttgtgggataaggtactacagaacgagtaaatagacttgctggtaatgatattgaactaggtatgatgataccgacgatcgaatctcgggcaagtaacataccg
Above is a window of Triticum dicoccoides isolate Atlit2015 ecotype Zavitan chromosome 5B, WEW_v2.0, whole genome shotgun sequence DNA encoding:
- the LOC119306396 gene encoding non-specific lipid-transfer protein-like protein At2g13820, coding for MAARAMSGKGLLLAVALASAFLVATATAQSGCTAALVGLYPCMNYISGNDTAPTKSCCSQLGSVVQSQPQCLCSALGGDSSSLGGMTINKTRALELPKACNVQTPPASKCNNGGGGAPGAASPEVQTPAGSGSKATPSAYLQENGGSSLQGTVALVFAVAAAAVYAVSAV